The following are from one region of the Rosistilla carotiformis genome:
- a CDS encoding S1C family serine protease codes for MMLTPKISEPIGILNWLRPSLAAAIICFPFASTHAQVDTGPRALSRAFQSAAKLATASVVTVISYGQNVDEQGLPIESSEEDEFNIESPEEDEGFSELDEIPHTKEMLPATGLGSGVILTAEGLIISNNHVIRDARRVIVRLHDGLEVTATKVLGDPASDIAIIQIETDETLVPAQLGNSKDLQIGEWVLAIGSPFRLDATVSAGIISAIGRRLDAIRRGRLLQTDAAINPGNSGGPLINLDGQVVGISTAIATRSGGYQGIGFAVPINQANWIARELAEYGEVRRASIGLSLAMLNPRIARQLELPMKTGILVVAVTKNHAAAKAGVEPYDVILEFNGQAIVKPRDLQEAIEREPIGSTQKLTVFRKGERLELTVTLEAAL; via the coding sequence ATGATGCTCACGCCCAAAATTTCCGAACCGATTGGCATTCTGAATTGGCTGCGTCCTTCTCTGGCAGCAGCTATCATTTGCTTTCCGTTTGCTAGCACGCACGCCCAGGTCGACACGGGCCCTCGGGCGTTGTCGCGAGCGTTCCAAAGTGCGGCAAAACTGGCAACTGCGTCGGTCGTCACGGTGATTTCTTATGGACAGAACGTCGACGAACAGGGGTTGCCGATCGAATCGTCCGAGGAGGACGAATTTAATATCGAATCGCCTGAGGAGGACGAAGGCTTTTCTGAACTCGACGAAATTCCGCACACGAAAGAGATGTTACCGGCGACCGGCTTGGGATCGGGAGTGATCCTAACGGCCGAAGGTTTAATCATCAGCAACAATCATGTCATTCGCGATGCGCGACGCGTGATCGTTCGTCTGCATGACGGCCTCGAAGTGACCGCCACGAAGGTGCTGGGGGATCCCGCCAGCGACATCGCTATCATTCAAATCGAAACCGACGAAACTCTTGTTCCAGCGCAACTGGGGAATTCCAAAGACTTGCAAATCGGGGAATGGGTGTTGGCGATCGGTAGCCCTTTCCGCTTGGACGCGACCGTCAGCGCGGGGATCATCAGCGCGATTGGCCGACGGCTGGACGCGATTCGGCGCGGGCGACTGCTGCAGACCGATGCGGCAATCAATCCCGGCAATTCAGGCGGCCCACTGATTAACCTCGATGGCCAAGTGGTCGGGATCAGTACGGCAATTGCTACCCGCAGCGGGGGCTATCAAGGAATCGGATTTGCAGTGCCGATCAACCAAGCTAATTGGATCGCACGCGAATTGGCGGAGTATGGCGAAGTCCGCCGGGCTTCGATCGGATTGTCTTTGGCGATGCTGAATCCTCGGATCGCCCGCCAGTTGGAACTGCCGATGAAAACGGGGATTTTGGTCGTCGCGGTGACCAAGAACCATGCCGCAGCCAAAGCGGGCGTTGAACCGTATGATGTGATCCTGGAATTTAACGGCCAAGCAATCGTTAAGCCACGCGACTTACAAGAAGCGATCGAGCGGGAACCGATTGGATCGACGCAAAAGTTGACGGTGTTTCGCAAAGGCGAGCGGTTGGAACTGACCGTCACCCTCGAAGCCGCGTTGTAG
- a CDS encoding calcium/sodium antiporter: MLEAFFEHFFAFDLVTWLHGAPWILIALGLVVGVLMLGKSADVLVDEATELSLKLGMPRVIVGATIVSLGTTTPEAVVSVMAAVGGTPGLALGNAVGSIICDTGLILGIACLIAPIPLDRWLVNRQGMVQFGAGLLLIAMCVPWTRLDTMMTQGGLLPQWGGFLFLALLGVYVMWSIRVAKSKGISDEPAEDAEDAEESKSTVAMVFMLLVATFFVVVSSEILISAAIETAARLNVPEGVIAATLVAFGTSLPELTIAITASLKGRGELAIGNVIGADILNVLFVAGAAAAVTPVGLTAAPEFFRVQFPAMLAVLITFRIAIMFAKGDQLPRWAGFLLVGFYFAYLGFSFVMR; encoded by the coding sequence GTGCTCGAAGCCTTCTTTGAACATTTTTTTGCGTTTGATCTCGTCACGTGGTTGCACGGCGCTCCCTGGATTCTGATCGCGTTGGGGTTGGTCGTGGGGGTCTTGATGCTGGGGAAATCGGCCGACGTGTTGGTCGACGAAGCGACCGAACTGTCGCTGAAGCTGGGCATGCCACGCGTGATCGTGGGAGCCACGATTGTCAGTCTCGGCACGACGACTCCCGAAGCGGTTGTCAGCGTGATGGCGGCGGTTGGCGGCACGCCCGGTTTGGCGTTGGGAAATGCCGTCGGATCGATCATCTGCGATACCGGGTTGATCCTCGGAATCGCATGCCTGATCGCGCCGATTCCGTTGGACCGTTGGTTGGTCAATCGCCAGGGGATGGTTCAATTTGGTGCCGGGCTACTGTTGATCGCGATGTGTGTCCCGTGGACTCGGCTGGATACGATGATGACCCAGGGTGGGCTGTTGCCACAGTGGGGCGGCTTTCTGTTCCTGGCCCTCTTGGGCGTCTATGTGATGTGGTCGATTCGAGTCGCCAAATCGAAAGGGATCAGCGACGAACCGGCTGAGGACGCGGAGGATGCCGAGGAATCAAAGTCGACCGTCGCGATGGTCTTCATGCTGCTCGTGGCTACCTTTTTTGTCGTCGTTTCGTCGGAGATCTTGATCTCTGCGGCAATTGAAACGGCGGCGAGGTTGAATGTTCCCGAAGGAGTGATCGCAGCGACGTTGGTCGCCTTCGGCACTTCGCTGCCGGAATTGACGATCGCGATCACCGCCAGCTTAAAAGGACGTGGTGAACTGGCGATCGGCAACGTGATCGGTGCCGACATCTTGAACGTGCTGTTTGTCGCGGGAGCTGCCGCGGCGGTTACGCCGGTGGGGTTGACGGCTGCCCCCGAATTTTTCCGTGTCCAATTTCCAGCGATGCTTGCGGTGCTGATCACGTTTCGGATCGCGATCATGTTCGCCAAAGGAGATCAATTGCCACGCTGGGCAGGATTTCTGTTGGTCGGGTTCTATTTCGCCTACCTTGGCTTTAGCTTTGTGATGCGGTAA
- a CDS encoding biotin/lipoyl-binding protein, with protein sequence MTAVNAPERTIELPPKLCLRDDLLLHPRGDAPSRCVLEDPRNQSFFRLGPQEQTFVRWLADGASPEEAWRAMQPNAADGRAANWPRESAAALCQWLTKNGLTAEAARSPVPSSPDKALPARWLSMLGHCYFWKISLCDPDRLLTAWVPRARWLFAWQTLLIGVAVLMVSTAMMVGQWSDFFACYENLLTPWRGLWLAIAWIGLKAVHETAHAGTCKRYGGSVRDAGLAWILLMPIAYVDVSSAWRFKSRWQRLHVTLAGVGIELFVAGLSLLVWNFTDHLPLQQAAADVFLLASVSSLLFNLNPLLKFDGYFALADITGVDNLSSYGQSYARYWGARYVLGLDRTMPPMPTGDPRWVKGYGLAAAIYRVFTVAGMLLTAAAIFHGAGILIAAAGAVSFALIPLWRLAHDLIELYRRGELFAARLAFRLVGLAALATLLLFLVPTELRGTTPAIVQYDPPAVVRAPLAGFVDRVHVQDGDAVVAGQPILTLRNDELRHQLAALIKERSQVEQEVRGARWNSDLSSLGDAQSRLIGLQQQTQQKQQEVDSLVVRAPGDGRIVARRLRTLLGCYVQAGDEIGAVGFEERKRLKISLSQREAGLSEDWSRAAVTVIVSRQPSWNAFVSHAESRASDTVPDDALLASNGGRLSVIQDDDRIRLCEPRLNAYVSLTEEQSLRLRCGQRASVRLGCQRLTLGRAIWDYFSG encoded by the coding sequence ATGACTGCAGTGAACGCACCAGAACGGACGATCGAACTGCCACCGAAGCTCTGTTTACGCGACGATCTCTTGTTGCATCCGCGCGGCGACGCCCCGTCGCGATGCGTCCTCGAAGACCCTCGCAACCAGAGTTTCTTTCGACTTGGTCCGCAAGAACAAACCTTCGTCCGCTGGCTGGCCGACGGTGCTTCTCCGGAAGAGGCTTGGCGAGCGATGCAACCCAATGCAGCGGATGGCCGCGCGGCAAACTGGCCGCGTGAATCGGCGGCAGCGCTTTGCCAATGGCTGACGAAAAACGGATTAACCGCGGAGGCCGCCCGATCGCCTGTTCCCTCGTCGCCCGACAAAGCGTTGCCGGCGCGATGGTTATCGATGTTGGGGCACTGCTATTTCTGGAAGATCTCGCTGTGCGATCCCGATCGTCTCCTGACAGCTTGGGTCCCCCGGGCGCGTTGGCTGTTCGCGTGGCAAACATTGTTGATTGGCGTCGCGGTCCTGATGGTCTCGACAGCGATGATGGTTGGTCAATGGAGCGACTTTTTTGCATGTTATGAAAACTTGCTGACGCCGTGGCGAGGGCTCTGGCTGGCGATTGCTTGGATCGGCTTGAAAGCGGTCCACGAAACGGCGCATGCAGGAACCTGCAAACGTTACGGCGGATCGGTTCGTGATGCGGGGTTGGCGTGGATCCTGTTGATGCCGATCGCTTATGTCGACGTCTCCTCTGCTTGGCGTTTCAAATCGCGTTGGCAGCGGTTGCACGTAACCCTCGCTGGCGTCGGCATCGAACTGTTCGTCGCCGGTCTGTCGCTATTGGTGTGGAACTTCACGGACCATTTGCCGCTGCAGCAAGCAGCAGCTGATGTCTTCCTGTTGGCTTCGGTCAGTTCGCTACTGTTTAACCTGAACCCGCTGTTGAAGTTTGATGGCTACTTTGCCTTGGCGGACATCACTGGTGTCGACAACCTATCCAGCTACGGTCAATCGTACGCCCGGTATTGGGGCGCTCGGTACGTGTTGGGACTCGACCGAACAATGCCGCCGATGCCCACGGGGGATCCCCGTTGGGTCAAAGGTTATGGCCTTGCCGCTGCGATCTACCGCGTCTTCACCGTTGCGGGGATGTTACTGACCGCGGCTGCAATTTTTCATGGCGCAGGGATTTTGATCGCAGCTGCCGGCGCGGTCTCTTTTGCCCTAATCCCGTTGTGGCGGCTGGCACACGACTTGATCGAACTGTATCGTCGCGGCGAATTGTTTGCCGCACGGCTTGCGTTTCGGTTGGTCGGTCTGGCAGCGCTCGCCACGCTGTTGCTGTTTCTTGTTCCCACCGAACTGCGTGGGACAACACCCGCCATCGTGCAGTATGATCCGCCGGCAGTCGTCCGCGCGCCGTTGGCCGGATTTGTCGACCGGGTGCATGTCCAGGATGGCGACGCCGTCGTGGCCGGGCAACCGATCCTCACACTTCGCAACGATGAACTGCGACACCAGTTGGCCGCGCTGATCAAAGAGCGTTCGCAGGTCGAACAGGAGGTGCGTGGGGCGCGATGGAACAGCGATCTTTCTTCGCTGGGGGATGCGCAATCGCGGCTGATTGGATTGCAGCAGCAGACGCAGCAGAAACAACAGGAGGTCGACAGCTTGGTCGTTCGCGCCCCCGGGGATGGCCGCATCGTTGCGCGACGTTTGCGGACACTGTTGGGCTGTTACGTTCAGGCGGGGGACGAGATTGGGGCCGTGGGATTCGAGGAACGCAAGCGGCTGAAGATTTCGCTGAGCCAACGCGAGGCAGGACTCAGCGAAGATTGGAGCCGGGCCGCGGTGACGGTGATCGTTTCTCGACAGCCCAGCTGGAACGCGTTTGTCTCGCACGCCGAATCGCGAGCCTCCGACACGGTTCCCGACGACGCGTTACTCGCAAGCAACGGCGGCAGATTATCAGTGATCCAAGACGACGATCGGATTCGATTGTGTGAGCCGCGTTTGAACGCGTATGTCTCGCTGACCGAGGAGCAAAGCCTTCGGTTGCGTTGTGGTCAACGCGCTTCGGTGCGACTCGGCTGTCAACGGTTGACGTTAGGCCGCGCGATCTGGGACTACTTCAGCGGTTGA
- a CDS encoding efflux RND transporter periplasmic adaptor subunit: MLLDSPLAGSVVTPSLPAFVSAAAPIDSAVPESTPTQGCSGSASVRSMTALIQRLFSRYDAISLTHWTRTSTGQLTGNSLHGASSAEVRKKAASVALQSLATAETQSQILTAGGQQFLVAASLPSIPGEAISVLFRCENCGNAAQWFESRTREVELAAAHLAIITRLETAAVDRGDVTAADPSEHRDVPSPPTLPLRTRLLRAVADKKQDARWIVGICAATLLIGAIPWQHSIRCNVICEPAERRFVVAPFDGRLLKSLVGPGDQVAPQQVLATLDGGELRTQIASLQAKLDQAVQRRSAALSSGDGSKSQLERLEVQHLRSEIALLTSRQNHLEIRSPIAGIVISGDLKRAEGIPLQVGENLYEIAPLNRLVAEIAIPESDVSNVQIGMPTTIRLDAVAGTSHQTSLTQIHPRAEIRDNESVFVAEAAIDNHDLALRPGMHGTASIAAGQRSIAWLLFHRPYDALRGWIGW; this comes from the coding sequence TACCAGCATTTGTAAGTGCCGCGGCACCGATCGATTCCGCGGTGCCCGAGTCGACGCCAACGCAGGGCTGCAGCGGATCCGCATCGGTGCGATCGATGACCGCGCTGATCCAGCGATTGTTTTCCCGCTACGACGCGATCAGCCTGACGCATTGGACGCGGACCTCGACAGGTCAATTGACAGGCAATTCGTTGCACGGTGCCAGCAGCGCCGAGGTCCGCAAGAAAGCTGCCTCGGTGGCGCTTCAGTCGCTTGCCACGGCGGAAACACAATCCCAGATCCTCACCGCTGGCGGCCAACAGTTTTTAGTTGCCGCCTCGCTCCCATCGATACCTGGCGAAGCGATCTCCGTCCTCTTTCGTTGTGAGAACTGCGGTAACGCGGCCCAGTGGTTTGAGTCCCGCACGCGTGAAGTAGAGCTGGCCGCAGCGCATTTGGCGATCATCACGCGGTTGGAAACGGCAGCCGTCGATCGAGGCGACGTCACCGCAGCGGATCCGAGCGAACATCGCGATGTCCCATCGCCGCCGACCCTACCGCTGCGAACGCGTTTGCTTCGCGCCGTGGCTGACAAAAAACAAGACGCGCGGTGGATCGTCGGTATCTGTGCCGCAACACTCCTGATCGGAGCGATCCCCTGGCAACACTCGATTCGTTGCAACGTGATTTGCGAACCGGCAGAGCGCCGATTTGTGGTCGCGCCGTTCGATGGAAGGCTGCTGAAGTCGCTTGTGGGACCGGGAGATCAGGTCGCACCACAACAAGTCCTGGCGACGCTCGACGGTGGCGAACTGCGGACACAGATCGCCAGCCTGCAAGCCAAGCTTGATCAAGCGGTCCAACGCCGTTCCGCCGCACTTTCCAGCGGCGACGGTTCCAAATCGCAACTGGAACGGTTGGAAGTGCAACATCTGCGCAGCGAAATTGCTCTGTTGACATCGCGACAAAACCATCTTGAGATTCGATCACCGATTGCCGGCATTGTGATCAGTGGTGATCTGAAGCGAGCCGAAGGGATTCCGTTGCAGGTCGGTGAAAACCTGTACGAGATCGCTCCCTTAAATCGCTTGGTTGCCGAAATCGCGATCCCCGAATCGGATGTCTCCAACGTGCAAATCGGCATGCCGACGACGATTCGGTTGGATGCTGTCGCCGGGACGTCGCATCAAACCAGCCTGACACAGATCCATCCTCGTGCGGAGATCCGCGACAACGAAAGCGTCTTCGTCGCCGAAGCTGCGATCGACAATCACGATCTCGCGCTGCGACCGGGCATGCATGGCACGGCCAGCATCGCTGCGGGGCAACGATCGATCGCGTGGCTTCTGTTTCATCGTCCCTACGACGCCTTGCGCGGTTGGATCGGATGGTGA